The following proteins are encoded in a genomic region of Actinomadura sp. NAK00032:
- the rpsM gene encoding 30S ribosomal protein S13 — translation MARLLGVDLPREKRLEVALTYIFGIGRTRALETLAGTGVSGDLRVHQLGDDELIKLRDWIEANYKIEGDLRREVQADIRRKIEIGCYQGIRHRRGLPVHGQRTQTNARTRKGKKKTVAGKKKAGKK, via the coding sequence ATGGCACGCCTCCTCGGCGTCGACCTCCCGCGCGAAAAGCGCTTGGAGGTCGCTCTCACCTACATCTTCGGCATCGGCCGGACGCGGGCGCTGGAGACCCTGGCGGGTACCGGCGTCAGCGGCGATCTGCGGGTGCACCAGCTCGGCGACGACGAGCTGATCAAGCTCCGCGACTGGATCGAGGCGAACTACAAGATCGAGGGTGACCTTCGCCGCGAGGTCCAGGCGGACATCCGCCGCAAGATCGAGATCGGGTGCTACCAGGGCATCCGGCACCGCCGCGGGCTTCCGGTCCACGGTCAGCGCACGCAGACCAACGCGCGCACCCGCAAGGGCAAGAAGAAGACCGTGGCCGGCAAGAAGAAGGCCGGCAAGAAGTAG
- a CDS encoding HNH endonuclease family protein: protein MALRDRMRHGRGREPGREPGRGLLVAGAFTIGLAAVLSTGCEASLSAGDPSGSPSAGAPAPPGTHETSPLDNPDGTKPGLAAIVSTGGRAEARALIAKVATKGRGPKTGYERDKFGYAWMDNAPDVPFARNGCDTRNDLLKRDGIKVRYRSGSDCVVISLTLSDPYSGKLIEWKKARAAAVQIDHVIPLSYGWQMGASRWSKGKRESLANDPLNLVPVDGPLNGAKSDSGPASWLPPNKVVRCSYGVRFAQVALKYDLPVTAPDKKVMLGLCGG, encoded by the coding sequence ATGGCGCTACGTGACCGGATGCGGCATGGGCGCGGGCGGGAGCCGGGGCGCGAGCCGGGGCGCGGGCTGCTGGTCGCGGGAGCGTTCACGATCGGCCTCGCGGCGGTCCTGTCGACCGGCTGCGAGGCGTCCCTGAGCGCCGGCGACCCGTCCGGCTCGCCGTCCGCCGGCGCGCCCGCCCCGCCGGGCACGCACGAGACCAGCCCGCTCGACAACCCCGACGGCACCAAGCCCGGCCTCGCCGCCATCGTCTCCACCGGCGGCCGGGCCGAGGCCCGCGCGCTGATCGCGAAGGTCGCCACCAAGGGACGCGGGCCGAAGACCGGCTACGAGCGCGACAAGTTCGGCTACGCGTGGATGGACAACGCGCCCGACGTCCCGTTCGCGCGCAACGGCTGCGACACCCGCAACGACCTGCTGAAGCGCGACGGCATCAAGGTCCGCTACCGGTCCGGGTCCGACTGCGTGGTCATCTCCCTCACACTGTCCGACCCGTACTCCGGCAAGCTGATCGAGTGGAAGAAGGCGCGCGCAGCCGCCGTCCAGATCGACCACGTGATACCGCTGTCGTACGGCTGGCAGATGGGCGCGTCGCGCTGGTCCAAGGGCAAGCGCGAGTCCCTCGCCAACGACCCGCTGAACCTCGTCCCGGTGGACGGCCCGCTCAACGGCGCCAAGAGCGACTCCGGCCCGGCCTCGTGGCTCCCGCCGAACAAGGTCGTCCGCTGCTCCTACGGCGTCCGCTTCGCCCAGGTGGCGCTGAAGTACGATCTGCCGGTCACCGCCCCCGACAAGAAGGTCATGCTCGGCCTGTGCGGCGGCTGA
- a CDS encoding DNA-directed RNA polymerase subunit alpha codes for MLIAQRPTLTEEQVDEYRSRFTIEPLEPGFGYTIGNSLRRTLLSSIPGAAVTSIRIEGVLHEFSTVPGVKEDVTDIILNLKELVVSSEHDEPVVMYLRKQGPGEVTAADIAPPAGVEVHNPDLHIATLNNKAKLEMELTVERGRGYVSAAQNKQPGQEIGRIPIDSIYSPVLKVTYKVEATRVEQRTDFDRLILDVETKQAMLPRDAVASAGKTLVELFGLARELNVEAEGIDMGPSPTDAALAADLALPIEELNLTVRSYNCLKREGIHSVGELVARSEQDLLDIRNFGAKSIEEVKQKLNDMGLSLKDSPPGFDPSAAADNYGDDDQSYAETEQY; via the coding sequence ATGCTCATCGCTCAGCGTCCCACTCTCACCGAAGAGCAGGTCGACGAGTACCGGTCGCGGTTCACCATCGAGCCGCTGGAGCCGGGCTTCGGCTACACGATCGGCAACTCGCTGCGCCGTACGCTGCTCTCCTCGATTCCCGGTGCGGCCGTCACCAGCATCCGGATCGAGGGCGTCCTCCACGAGTTCTCCACCGTCCCCGGGGTCAAGGAGGATGTCACCGACATCATCCTGAACCTCAAGGAGCTCGTCGTCTCCTCCGAGCACGACGAGCCCGTGGTCATGTACCTGCGCAAGCAGGGCCCGGGCGAGGTGACCGCGGCCGACATCGCGCCGCCGGCGGGCGTCGAGGTCCACAACCCGGACCTGCACATCGCCACGCTGAACAACAAGGCCAAGCTGGAGATGGAGCTGACGGTCGAGCGCGGCCGCGGCTACGTCTCCGCCGCGCAGAACAAGCAGCCGGGCCAGGAGATCGGCCGGATCCCGATCGACTCCATCTACTCGCCCGTGCTGAAGGTCACCTACAAGGTCGAGGCGACCCGAGTCGAGCAGCGCACCGACTTCGACCGCCTCATCCTGGACGTGGAGACCAAGCAGGCGATGCTGCCGCGCGACGCGGTCGCCTCCGCCGGCAAGACCCTCGTCGAGCTGTTCGGCCTGGCCCGGGAGCTCAACGTCGAGGCCGAGGGCATCGACATGGGCCCGTCCCCGACGGACGCCGCGCTCGCCGCGGACCTGGCCCTGCCGATCGAGGAGCTGAACCTCACGGTCCGCTCCTACAACTGCCTGAAGCGCGAGGGCATCCACTCGGTGGGCGAGCTCGTGGCCCGCTCCGAGCAGGACCTGCTCGACATCCGCAACTTCGGCGCCAAGTCGATCGAAGAGGTCAAGCAGAAGCTCAACGACATGGGCCTGTCGCTGAAGGACTCCCCGCCCGGGTTCGACCCGAGCGCGGCGGCCGACAACTACGGCGACGACGACCAGAGCTACGCCGAGACCGAGCAGTACTAG
- the rpsI gene encoding 30S ribosomal protein S9, which produces MDDTTGAEQAAETDSYEDAPSEYSTETPEAPGEGYLGQPVATGPAAGTGRRKQAIARVRIVPGSGQWKINGRTLDQYFPNKVHQQIVNEPFVLLGLEGQFDVLARVNGGGTTGQAGALRLGISRALQFANIEHRPALKKAGFLTRDARVPERKKAGLKKARKAPQYSKR; this is translated from the coding sequence GTGGACGACACCACCGGCGCCGAGCAGGCCGCCGAGACCGACTCGTACGAGGACGCGCCGTCCGAGTACAGCACCGAGACCCCCGAGGCGCCCGGCGAGGGCTACCTCGGCCAGCCGGTCGCGACCGGCCCCGCCGCCGGCACCGGCCGCCGCAAGCAGGCCATCGCGCGGGTCCGGATCGTCCCCGGCAGCGGCCAGTGGAAGATCAACGGCCGCACCCTGGACCAGTACTTCCCGAACAAGGTGCACCAGCAGATCGTGAACGAGCCGTTCGTGCTGCTGGGCCTGGAGGGCCAGTTCGACGTGCTCGCCCGCGTCAACGGCGGCGGCACCACCGGCCAGGCCGGCGCGCTGCGCCTCGGCATCTCCCGCGCGCTGCAGTTCGCGAACATCGAGCACCGCCCGGCGCTGAAGAAGGCCGGCTTCCTGACCCGCGACGCGCGGGTGCCGGAGCGCAAGAAGGCCGGTCTCAAGAAGGCCCGCAAGGCTCCGCAGTACAGCAAGCGTTGA
- a CDS encoding CAP domain-containing protein has translation MMAVVTASGLAIGIGVAIDRLVLPELRSDRTTVAGPEPRQPADTMPGPQSDLPSSTPGSGTPKSGATGGPSATPTTAAAEPTPPLKAIHPRTTASAEPSKSAKAPAPDAPPTLTSGGGGGPTGGSSGGSPSSEAAVVSLTNAERAKEGCRALRVDQRLVTAARKHSADMAANGYFDHTSRNGDSPWKRMEDAGYTSPGAENIAKGYPTAAAVVEGWMNSPGHRANILNCGLRAIGVGRASGPGGPLWTQDFGWR, from the coding sequence ATGATGGCGGTCGTCACCGCGTCCGGGCTCGCCATCGGCATCGGCGTCGCGATCGACCGGCTCGTCCTGCCCGAGTTGCGCTCGGACCGGACCACCGTCGCCGGCCCGGAGCCGCGGCAGCCGGCCGACACCATGCCGGGTCCGCAGAGCGACCTGCCGTCGTCCACCCCCGGGTCGGGGACGCCGAAGAGCGGTGCGACGGGCGGCCCCAGCGCCACGCCCACGACGGCCGCCGCGGAGCCGACGCCGCCGCTGAAGGCGATCCACCCGCGCACGACCGCGTCGGCGGAGCCGTCGAAGTCCGCGAAGGCGCCCGCGCCCGACGCGCCGCCGACGCTGACGTCCGGCGGCGGGGGCGGCCCCACGGGCGGATCGTCCGGCGGATCGCCGTCCTCCGAGGCCGCCGTCGTGTCGCTGACCAACGCCGAGCGCGCCAAGGAGGGCTGCCGCGCGCTGCGCGTCGACCAGCGGCTCGTCACGGCGGCCCGCAAACACTCCGCGGACATGGCGGCCAACGGCTACTTCGACCACACCTCCCGCAACGGCGACAGCCCGTGGAAGCGGATGGAGGACGCCGGCTACACCAGCCCCGGCGCGGAGAACATCGCCAAGGGGTACCCGACCGCCGCCGCCGTCGTGGAGGGCTGGATGAACAGCCCCGGCCACCGGGCCAACATCCTGAACTGCGGCCTGCGCGCCATCGGCGTCGGCCGGGCGTCCGGGCCCGGCGGCCCGCTGTGGACGCAGGACTTCGGCTGGAGGTGA
- the truA gene encoding tRNA pseudouridine(38-40) synthase TruA, which produces MTALVRLRLDIGYDGSDFAGWARQPNQRTVQGVIEDALARMLRLDPPPMLTVAGRTDAGVHASGQVAHLVVPVAAYSAINGTMPRRLAGLLPPDVRVWRVSIAPEGFDARFSALSRRYVYRVCDNPVGVDPLRRHDVLWHPRPLNLARMNDAARRLVGESDFAAYCRKREGATTIRELLRYEWVRDDRDPHLALATVEADAFCHSMVRALVGALLMVGDGRREVEWPAEVLAARVRDSGVNVAPAHGLSLEEIRYPGDDGLARRAQETRRVRTLNATANAAATAAAEQQQPTSSEQGTA; this is translated from the coding sequence ATGACCGCACTGGTACGACTCCGGCTCGACATCGGTTACGACGGGTCGGACTTCGCGGGCTGGGCTCGGCAGCCGAACCAGCGGACCGTGCAGGGCGTCATCGAGGACGCGCTGGCACGGATGCTGCGGCTCGACCCGCCGCCCATGCTGACCGTCGCCGGCCGCACCGACGCGGGCGTCCACGCGAGCGGCCAGGTCGCGCACCTGGTGGTGCCGGTGGCGGCGTACTCGGCGATCAACGGGACGATGCCGCGCCGCCTGGCCGGGCTGCTCCCGCCGGACGTGCGGGTGTGGCGCGTGTCGATCGCGCCGGAGGGGTTCGACGCGCGGTTCTCCGCGCTGTCGCGCCGCTACGTGTACCGGGTGTGCGACAACCCGGTGGGCGTTGACCCGCTGCGCCGCCACGACGTCCTGTGGCATCCGCGCCCGCTCAACCTGGCCCGGATGAACGACGCCGCGCGGCGGCTGGTGGGGGAGTCCGACTTCGCGGCGTACTGCCGCAAGCGGGAGGGCGCGACGACGATCCGGGAGCTGCTGCGCTACGAGTGGGTCCGCGACGACCGCGACCCGCATCTGGCGCTCGCGACCGTGGAGGCCGACGCGTTCTGCCACTCGATGGTGCGGGCCCTCGTCGGCGCGCTGCTGATGGTGGGGGACGGGCGGCGCGAGGTGGAGTGGCCCGCCGAGGTGCTCGCCGCCCGCGTCCGCGACTCGGGCGTGAACGTGGCGCCCGCGCACGGGCTGTCGCTGGAGGAGATCCGCTACCCCGGCGACGACGGCCTGGCCAGGCGCGCCCAGGAGACCCGGCGGGTCCGGACGCTCAACGCGACCGCCAACGCCGCCGCCACTGCCGCTGCCGAGCAGCAGCAGCCCACCTCGTCTGAGCAGGGGACGGCCTAG
- a CDS encoding GNAT family N-acetyltransferase, whose translation MATRQRSALRVRGCSGGRHEIVTPRLFFRTATCSDARRIAATAGDAAAQRWLGWTPGMLLPEEERAALLAAPAGRGRGRFGLPSPRLGLGMIAIDPDRGTPAGSFTLTPLSGDSCELGGHLAPDYRGRGLGAELFTAGLALAHRHLGYREVRAGAEPENIASVRSLWRAGLDPAPGPETYRLSDGRVIPSRWFANTEPNPTRC comes from the coding sequence ATGGCGACGCGGCAGCGGTCCGCCTTACGCGTCCGCGGCTGCTCGGGCGGCCGCCACGAGATCGTGACGCCCAGGCTGTTCTTCCGCACCGCGACATGCTCGGACGCGCGGCGCATCGCGGCCACGGCCGGCGACGCCGCGGCGCAGCGGTGGCTCGGCTGGACGCCGGGGATGCTGCTCCCCGAGGAGGAGCGCGCCGCCCTCCTCGCGGCCCCCGCGGGCCGGGGCCGCGGCCGCTTCGGGCTGCCGAGCCCCCGCCTCGGCCTCGGCATGATCGCCATCGACCCCGACCGCGGCACGCCCGCCGGCTCGTTCACCCTGACCCCGCTGTCGGGCGACAGTTGCGAGCTGGGCGGCCACCTGGCGCCCGACTACCGGGGCCGCGGCCTCGGCGCCGAGCTGTTCACCGCCGGCCTCGCCCTGGCCCACCGGCACCTCGGCTACCGCGAGGTCCGCGCGGGTGCCGAGCCGGAGAACATCGCGAGTGTCCGCTCGCTGTGGCGAGCTGGACTGGACCCGGCCCCCGGCCCCGAGACGTACCGCCTCTCCGACGGCCGCGTCATCCCGAGCCGCTGGTTCGCGAACACAGAACCGAACCCCACGCGCTGCTAG
- the rpsK gene encoding 30S ribosomal protein S11: MPPKSRVGAKKVRRKEKKNVAHGHAHIKSTFNNTIVSITDPNGNVISWASSGHVGFKGSRKSTPFAAQQAAEAAARRAMEHGMRKVDVFVKGPGSGRETAIRSLQATGLEVGSIQDVTPVPHNGCRPPKRRRV, from the coding sequence ATGCCTCCTAAGAGCCGTGTCGGCGCCAAGAAGGTGCGCCGCAAGGAAAAGAAGAACGTCGCTCACGGGCACGCCCACATCAAGAGCACGTTCAACAACACGATCGTCTCGATCACCGACCCCAACGGGAACGTGATCTCCTGGGCCTCCTCGGGCCACGTCGGGTTCAAGGGCTCGCGCAAGTCCACCCCGTTCGCCGCGCAGCAGGCCGCCGAGGCCGCCGCCCGGCGCGCGATGGAGCACGGCATGCGCAAGGTCGACGTCTTCGTGAAGGGCCCGGGCTCGGGCCGCGAGACCGCCATCCGCTCGCTGCAGGCGACCGGCCTCGAGGTGGGCTCGATCCAGGACGTCACGCCCGTTCCGCACAACGGCTGCCGCCCGCCGAAGCGTCGGAGGGTCTGA
- the rplQ gene encoding 50S ribosomal protein L17, producing MPQPTKGARLGGSAAHQKLILANLATALFEHGRITTTEAKARRVRPLAEKLITKAKKGDLHNRRLVARTIRDKGVVHALFTEIAPSFETRPGGYTRITKIGPRKGDNAPMAIIELVTEPMAAATGTSAPKVAEEELPAEGEVTLSKAADADAEPEAKAADEAADAKAEDGKE from the coding sequence ATGCCCCAGCCCACGAAGGGCGCCCGCCTCGGCGGGAGCGCCGCGCACCAGAAGCTGATCCTGGCGAACCTGGCGACGGCGCTGTTCGAGCACGGCCGCATCACCACCACCGAGGCCAAGGCCCGGCGGGTGCGCCCGCTGGCCGAGAAGCTGATCACCAAGGCCAAGAAGGGCGACCTGCACAACCGTCGCCTGGTGGCCCGCACGATCCGCGACAAGGGCGTCGTCCACGCGCTCTTCACCGAGATCGCGCCGAGCTTCGAGACCCGGCCCGGCGGCTACACCCGGATCACCAAGATCGGCCCGCGCAAGGGCGACAACGCGCCCATGGCGATCATCGAGCTGGTCACCGAGCCGATGGCGGCCGCCACCGGCACGTCCGCGCCGAAGGTCGCCGAGGAGGAGCTGCCCGCCGAGGGCGAGGTCACCCTCAGCAAGGCCGCCGACGCCGACGCCGAGCCCGAGGCCAAGGCCGCGGACGAGGCGGCGGACGCCAAGGCGGAGGACGGCAAGGAGTAG
- a CDS encoding DUF1707 domain-containing protein gives MAPNPDIRASDADRDRVAASLREHCALGRITMDELQDRLESVYASKTFGELQEVTADLPEEDLYQLPVPATQSKSTATAARSGSGDLSLRGTRAMWGAWATVSAINLTVWLIVLVTTGAVYPWWIWVAGPWGAVLLMRTIFGDRSGRC, from the coding sequence ATGGCGCCGAACCCTGACATCCGGGCGTCGGACGCCGACCGCGACCGGGTGGCCGCGAGCCTGCGGGAGCACTGCGCCCTCGGCCGGATCACGATGGACGAGCTCCAGGACCGGCTGGAGAGCGTCTACGCGTCCAAGACCTTCGGGGAACTGCAGGAGGTCACGGCAGACCTGCCGGAGGAGGACCTCTACCAGCTGCCCGTCCCGGCGACCCAGTCCAAGAGCACGGCCACGGCGGCCCGGTCCGGCTCCGGCGACCTCTCGCTGCGCGGCACGCGCGCGATGTGGGGCGCCTGGGCGACGGTCAGCGCGATCAACCTCACCGTCTGGCTGATCGTGCTGGTGACCACGGGCGCGGTCTACCCGTGGTGGATCTGGGTGGCGGGCCCGTGGGGCGCCGTCCTGCTGATGCGCACGATCTTCGGCGACCGCTCCGGGCGCTGCTGA
- a CDS encoding phosphodiesterase gives MAIIAQLSDIHLAAGRDGEVDDGSGPVRALRAAVSSLLSLPARPDAVVLTGDLADAGRPAEYARLHALLSPLPMAVYPMCGNHDDRDGMRKAFADHPAVAATGTAPQAPMQYAVDVAGVRLVCCDTTVDGHSHGHMSADRLRWLDGVLRDAPDTPTVVATHHPPYPIGMRFIDDLRFVDPAGFAAVLSRHPQVVRVISGHVHRASVGSLAGRVCTTCPSTYRQLFLDLTKQGRAAVTGEPAGFALHLIGADGTATTHFAPTGNYRPLMDVE, from the coding sequence ATGGCGATCATCGCGCAGCTGAGCGATATCCATCTGGCGGCCGGGCGTGACGGCGAGGTGGACGACGGCTCGGGCCCCGTGCGCGCTCTGCGGGCCGCCGTGTCGAGCCTGCTCTCGCTGCCGGCCCGGCCGGACGCGGTGGTCCTCACCGGCGACCTCGCCGACGCCGGGCGCCCCGCCGAGTACGCGCGGCTGCACGCCCTGCTGTCGCCGCTGCCGATGGCCGTCTACCCGATGTGCGGCAACCACGACGACCGCGACGGGATGCGGAAGGCGTTCGCCGACCATCCGGCGGTGGCGGCGACCGGTACCGCCCCGCAGGCGCCCATGCAGTACGCCGTGGACGTCGCGGGCGTGCGGCTGGTCTGCTGCGACACCACCGTCGACGGCCACTCGCACGGGCACATGAGCGCGGACCGGCTCCGCTGGCTCGACGGGGTGCTGCGGGACGCGCCGGACACGCCGACGGTCGTCGCCACCCACCATCCGCCGTACCCGATCGGGATGCGGTTCATCGACGACCTGCGGTTCGTCGACCCGGCCGGGTTCGCCGCGGTGCTGTCCCGGCACCCGCAGGTGGTGCGGGTGATCTCCGGGCACGTGCACCGGGCGTCGGTCGGGTCGCTCGCGGGCCGGGTCTGCACCACCTGCCCGAGCACCTACCGGCAGCTGTTCCTCGACCTCACCAAGCAGGGCCGCGCCGCCGTCACCGGGGAGCCCGCCGGGTTCGCGCTGCACCTCATCGGCGCGGACGGCACCGCCACCACGCACTTCGCCCCGACCGGCAACTACCGGCCGCTGATGGACGTGGAGTAG
- the glmM gene encoding phosphoglucosamine mutase has protein sequence MARLFGTDGVRGLANRDLTAPLAMDLSVAAARVLGEQGAFKGHRPLAVVGRDPRASGEFLEAAVVAGLASAGVDVLRLGVLPTPAVAYLTHALDADLGVMLSASHNPAPDNGIKFFDRSGYKLPDEIEDRIEARLGAAWEPPTGAGVGRVRDAHGAVEQYVAHLVSTVAVSLDGLRVVVDCANGASCDVAPEALRRAGAEVFTIGTAPDGLNINSSCGSTHLEALQKAVREHGADVGIANDGDADRCLAVTASGEIVDGDQIMAILALDLREAGALPSDTVVATVMSNLGFKLAMREAGITVVETAVGDRYVLEAMKEGGFGFGGEQSGHVIMLDHATTGDGVLTGLHLAAAMARRGRPLDELAKVMTRLPQVLINVKDVDKARAKTAPELAEAVAAAEAGLGETGRVLIRPSGTEPMVRVMVEAASHDQAQSVAEHLAGVVKTVLGRP, from the coding sequence GTGGCTCGTCTGTTCGGGACCGACGGCGTGCGCGGGCTCGCCAACCGCGATCTGACCGCTCCGCTCGCCATGGACCTGTCCGTCGCGGCGGCGCGCGTGCTGGGCGAGCAGGGCGCGTTCAAAGGCCATCGCCCGCTCGCCGTGGTGGGCCGCGACCCGCGGGCCTCCGGTGAGTTCCTGGAGGCGGCCGTCGTGGCGGGCCTCGCGAGCGCCGGGGTGGACGTGCTGCGCCTCGGCGTCCTGCCGACCCCCGCGGTGGCGTACCTGACGCACGCGCTGGACGCCGACCTCGGCGTGATGCTGTCGGCGTCGCACAACCCGGCGCCCGACAACGGCATCAAGTTCTTCGACCGCAGCGGCTACAAGCTCCCGGACGAGATCGAGGACCGGATCGAGGCGCGGCTCGGCGCGGCGTGGGAGCCGCCGACCGGCGCGGGCGTCGGCCGGGTCCGGGACGCGCACGGCGCCGTCGAGCAGTACGTCGCGCACCTGGTCTCGACGGTCGCGGTGTCGCTGGACGGCCTGCGCGTCGTGGTCGACTGCGCGAACGGCGCGTCCTGCGACGTGGCCCCGGAGGCGCTGCGCCGCGCCGGCGCCGAGGTCTTCACGATCGGGACGGCGCCCGACGGCCTGAACATCAACTCCAGTTGCGGCTCCACGCACCTGGAGGCCCTGCAGAAGGCCGTCCGGGAGCACGGCGCGGACGTCGGCATCGCCAACGACGGCGACGCCGACCGCTGCCTGGCCGTGACCGCGTCCGGCGAGATCGTGGACGGCGACCAGATCATGGCGATCCTCGCGCTCGACCTGCGCGAGGCGGGCGCGCTGCCGTCCGACACCGTCGTCGCGACCGTGATGTCGAACCTCGGCTTCAAGCTCGCGATGCGGGAGGCCGGGATCACCGTGGTGGAGACCGCGGTCGGCGACCGGTACGTCCTGGAGGCGATGAAGGAGGGCGGCTTCGGGTTCGGCGGCGAGCAGTCCGGCCACGTCATCATGCTGGACCACGCCACCACCGGCGACGGCGTCCTGACCGGCCTGCACCTGGCCGCCGCGATGGCCCGGCGGGGCCGCCCGCTGGACGAGTTGGCCAAGGTGATGACCCGCCTGCCGCAGGTGCTCATCAACGTCAAGGACGTCGACAAGGCCCGCGCGAAGACGGCGCCGGAGCTGGCCGAGGCGGTCGCGGCCGCCGAGGCGGGGCTCGGCGAGACCGGCCGCGTGCTGATCCGGCCGAGCGGCACCGAGCCGATGGTCCGGGTGATGGTCGAGGCGGCGTCGCACGACCAGGCGCAGTCGGTCGCCGAGCATCTCGCCGGCGTGGTGAAGACCGTCCTGGGCCGGCCGTAG
- the infA gene encoding translation initiation factor IF-1 — MPKKEGAIEIEGTVIESLPNAMFRVELENGHKVLAHISGKMRMHYIRILPDDRVVVELSPYDLTRGRIVYRYK, encoded by the coding sequence ATGCCCAAGAAAGAAGGGGCCATCGAGATCGAGGGCACCGTCATCGAGTCCCTCCCGAACGCCATGTTCCGGGTGGAGCTCGAGAACGGGCACAAGGTGCTCGCCCACATCAGCGGCAAGATGCGGATGCACTACATCCGGATCCTGCCGGACGACCGCGTCGTTGTGGAGCTGAGCCCCTACGACCTCACGCGCGGTCGGATCGTCTACCGCTACAAGTAA
- the rplM gene encoding 50S ribosomal protein L13, giving the protein MRTYTPKPADVQRQWYVIDATDVVLGRLASQVAQLLRGKHKPIYAPHLDTGDFVVIVNADKVSLSGNKAERKKAYRHSGYPGGLRSVTYTELLAKHPERAVEKAIKGMLPKNSLGRKMFGKVKVYAGPDHPHQAQKPVPFEITQISQIAK; this is encoded by the coding sequence GTGCGCACGTACACCCCTAAGCCCGCTGACGTCCAGCGTCAGTGGTACGTCATCGACGCGACCGATGTCGTGCTGGGCCGTCTCGCCAGTCAGGTCGCGCAGCTGCTTCGGGGCAAGCACAAGCCGATCTACGCGCCGCACCTCGACACCGGTGACTTCGTGGTCATCGTGAACGCCGACAAGGTGTCGCTGTCGGGCAACAAGGCGGAGCGCAAGAAGGCCTACCGGCACTCGGGCTACCCGGGCGGGCTCCGCTCGGTCACCTACACCGAGCTGCTGGCCAAGCACCCCGAGCGGGCGGTCGAGAAGGCGATCAAGGGCATGCTGCCCAAGAACTCCCTCGGCCGGAAGATGTTCGGCAAGGTGAAGGTCTACGCCGGGCCGGACCACCCGCACCAGGCGCAGAAGCCGGTCCCGTTCGAGATCACCCAGATCAGCCAGATCGCGAAGTGA
- the rpmJ gene encoding 50S ribosomal protein L36 — MKVKPSVKKICNKCRVIRRHGRVMVICSDPRHKQRQG; from the coding sequence GTGAAGGTCAAGCCGAGCGTCAAGAAGATCTGCAACAAGTGCCGCGTCATCCGCCGGCACGGCCGGGTCATGGTCATCTGCTCCGACCCGCGCCACAAGCAGCGTCAGGGCTGA
- the rpsD gene encoding 30S ribosomal protein S4: MARYTGADCKLCRREKMKLFLKGSKCMGPKCPIEIRPYPPGEHGRGRPKETEYLLQLREKQKARRIYGVLERQFHNYYVEANRQQGKTGDNLLALLERRLDNVVYRGGFAKSRDMARQLIRHGHIRVNGKKVNIPSALVNEADIVDVKPKSMESTPFQVAKAEIGERPVPAWLGVDGEKMRILVHSLPVRQQIEAPVQEQLIVELYSK; encoded by the coding sequence ATGGCTCGTTACACCGGTGCGGACTGCAAGCTCTGCCGCCGCGAGAAGATGAAGCTGTTCCTCAAGGGCAGCAAGTGCATGGGCCCCAAGTGCCCGATCGAGATCCGTCCCTACCCGCCGGGTGAGCACGGCCGCGGTCGGCCCAAGGAGACCGAGTACCTGCTGCAGCTTCGCGAGAAGCAGAAGGCGCGGCGCATCTACGGCGTCCTGGAGCGGCAGTTCCACAACTACTACGTCGAGGCGAACCGCCAGCAGGGCAAGACGGGCGACAACCTGCTCGCCCTCCTGGAGCGCCGGCTCGACAACGTCGTCTACCGGGGCGGCTTCGCCAAGTCCCGCGACATGGCCCGCCAGCTCATCCGGCACGGCCACATCCGGGTCAACGGCAAGAAGGTCAACATCCCGTCGGCCCTGGTGAACGAGGCCGACATCGTCGACGTCAAGCCCAAGTCGATGGAGTCGACGCCGTTCCAGGTCGCCAAGGCCGAGATCGGCGAGCGCCCCGTCCCCGCGTGGCTCGGGGTCGACGGCGAGAAGATGCGAATCCTCGTGCACTCGCTGCCCGTCCGGCAGCAGATCGAAGCTCCCGTCCAGGAGCAGCTGATCGTCGAGCTCTACTCCAAGTAG